A region from the Acinonyx jubatus isolate Ajub_Pintada_27869175 chromosome C2, VMU_Ajub_asm_v1.0, whole genome shotgun sequence genome encodes:
- the NKTR gene encoding NK-tumor recognition protein isoform X8 — protein sequence MGAQDRPQCHFDIEINREPVGRIMFQLFSDICPKTCKNFLCLCSGEKGLGKTTGKKLCYKGSTFHRVVKNFMIQGGDFSEGNGKGGESIYGGYFKDENFILKHDRAFLLSMANRGKHTNGSQFFITTKPAPHLDGVHVVFGLVISGFEVIEQIENLKTDAASRPYADVRVIDCGVLATKSSKDVFEKKRKKPTHSEDSDSSSNSSSSSESSSESEIEHERSRRRKHKRRPKVKHSKKRRKEASSSEEPRNKHIMSPKGYSERSDTNEKRSIDSNAKREKPVVRPEEIPPVPENRFLLRRDMPLVTVEPEPKSLLTPVIWCC from the exons ttGGTCGCATTATGTTTCAGCTGTTCTCAGACATATGTCCAAAAACATGCAAAAACTTCCTTTGCCTATGCTCAG gaGAGAAAGGCCTTGGGAAAACAACTGGGAAGAAGTTATGTTATAAAGGTTCCACATTCCATCGTGTGGTTAAAAACTTTATGATTCAGGGTGGGGACTTCAGCGAAG GTAATGGAAAAGGTGGAGAATCAATTTATGGTGGATATTTTAAAG ATGAAAACTTTATTCTCAAACATGACAGAGCGTTCCTTTTGTCAATGGCAAATCGAGGGAAACATACCAATGGTTCCCAGTTTTTCAT TACTACCAAACCTGCTCCACACTTGGATGG GGTGCATGTCGTCTTTGGATTGGTTATTTCTGGTTTTGAAGTAATTGAACAGATTGAAAATCTGAAAACCGATGCTGCAAGCAGACCTTATGCAGATGTGCGAGTAATTGACTGTGGGGTGCTTGCCACAAAATCATCAAAAGATG tttttgagaaaaaaaggaagaaaccaacTCATTCAGAAGACTCGGATTCTTCTTCcaattcctcttcctcttcagaaTCTTCTTCAGAAAGTGAAATTGAACatgagagaagcagaaggaggaaacATAAGAGGAGGCCAAAAGTTAAGCATTCTAAAAAGAGACGAAAGGAAGCAAGCAGTTCTGAAGAGCCAAGGAATAAACATATAATGAGCCCAAAAGG TTACTCTGAGAGGAGTGATACCAATGAAAAAAGGTCAATTGATTCAAATGCTAAAAGGGAAAAGCCTGTGGTCCGACCAGAAGAGATTCCCCCAGTTCCAGAGAACCGATTTTTACTGAGAAGAGATATGCCTCTTGTCACAGTGGAACCTGAACC aaaaagtttgctgacccctgttaTCTGGTGTTGTTAA